From Xiphophorus couchianus chromosome 4, X_couchianus-1.0, whole genome shotgun sequence, a single genomic window includes:
- the uacab gene encoding uveal autoantigen with coiled-coil domains and ankyrin repeats protein isoform X3, producing the protein MKSFINRRKKHEVTITNTDWNKYDDRLMKAVERGEVDKVATVLGKKGIIPTKLDVEGRSAFHLAATQGQLECLNLMLGHNVDVTAKDASGKSALHMASKYGNSLCVQKLLQHNCPVGNMDLQGRTALHDAVMAGCTSSVKLLCDNGASVNISDFDGRTPLILATQMCHPHLCQLLLERGADFNVRDKQNKTPLILGCEFGCKDAVEVLLKTGTDVKAVDNMGHDAFHYARLSNKPELTAMIKSHLEKANRENEAAKIEQWKRQLSVDRSDAVESNRKDQIIFDLERQNEALQEVLRKYHLEQKLMTDKVNMLQHQLMQGKKAVEDSQKEGEYPGQSTIKGKESILVKQAQSLDFDQMPQNRPASRQLQKSQTAGGWDHPEVESLRRELDTLQRKLQTAEEEKSPLQTALNQKSRECQELAQSRDAIQKRADQQVQELEDALGDVQKRMLDSECKVKQLQAHVVAVKGHLGGQATEELRAQLQDMKAKYEGASAEVGRVRNRLKQSEKALEEYKSSESQLAAEMEQLNQELAAQAAERDELTKTLLTMENLLNNTVAAEKFDNMKNLLTNAVDEKERQLAELREDYDRVLEEMAELHRKLDAPSSAEEHQRIVSALEEQNATLKQKLMDVTSKSQILIKEVEESRKERDLLRKQLNQLNSRMENEFIAIKDHEAVRKDMALEELKDKLVEAGERYGKAEGQLQQVQAEKAALQETMQGGSKMYQRELNALKAHNGELIKKLQLVQKRCEDGEKEREELTEQKQALKRSVEEQFVSREQLEKVKMELNSTLESVKADKLKLEAKLKESTEELKNVKEGNEKLKAQLEKVTSEMKRECISMKEHRGVTDKLNAAVIEAKNRANQASAQHALAQEEVAKLSQELEAQKTELDTIQEAIQSKFIPLTAAEEKETTYSSWVKELEQKLAETEEKYHREKSVWESMKQEKLKLETEFVQQRLDSALVSTKKHKQVEEEFKAKLEALAQKSASLEEQLQEATLQKTELQDQNALCNTQIQNLQEQLKSKLTRIATYDTEQTALHDAAQQAQVDCKKAREAQQEEAQRVAVLQKELQEQRREQTSLLQRHEAEVAKLQVALREEEESNAQRAEDVRTLQSELLRATQALEDVRHKDEQVNELKKVKLQLEDDVVGLGDKLLSLTQEFQKAHLEERQAREGESRARAEMAAVEMASRGVEREIGELRERYDDSLSTISNLQKRIQASAQQTEAKDKKITELLTDVERLKQALNGLSQLTYTSNTPNKRQTQQVDTLQAQIMSLQQQLADAERKHREVVSIYRIHLLRAAQGHMDEDVQAVLLQILRMREEFVC; encoded by the exons GAAAAAGCGCTCTTCATATGGCTTCAAAGTACGGAAATTCTCTGTGTGTGCAGAAACTCCTGCAG CACAACTGTCCAGTCGGAAACATGGACCTACAAGGACGCACTGCTCTACATGATGCCG tGATGGCGGGCTGCACCTCCAGCGTGAAGCTTCTTTGTGACAACGGGGCTTCTGTGAACATCTCTGatttt GATGGCAGGACTCCTCTAATTCTGGCCACACAGATGTGTCACCCCCACCTAtgtcagctgctgctggagcgaGGAGCCGATTTCAATGTCcgagacaaacaaaacaa GACACCTCTGATTTTGGGCTGCGAGTTCGGCTGCAAGGATGCCGTGGAGGTGTTATTGAAGACCGGCACTGACGTGAAAGCAGTCGACAACATGGGTCACGATGCATTTCACTACGCTCGCCTCAGCAACAAGCCAGAGCTCACTGCAATGATCAAAAGTCACCTTGAGAAGGCCAACAGAG aaaatgaagcTGCAAAGATCGAACAGTGGAAGCGGCAG CTTTCAGTGGACAGATCGGATGCGGTGGAATCTAACAGAAAGGATCAGATCATATTT GATCTGGAGAGGCAGAACGAGGCTCTTCAGGAAGTCCTCAGGAAGTACCACCTGGAGCAGAAACTTATGACAGATAAGGTCAACATGCTGCAACATCAACTCATGCAG gggaaaaaagcagTGGAAGATTCTCAAAAAGAG GGGGAGTATCCAGGCCAGTCTACTATCAAAG GAAAAGAAAGCATTTTAGTCAAGCAAGCTCAAAGTCTGGATTTCGACCAG atGCCACAGAACCGTCCTGCTTCCAGACAACTCCAGAAGAGCCAAACTGCAGGAGGCTGGGACCACCCTGAAGTGGAATCCCTTCGACGCGAACTCGACACGTTGCAGAGAAAACTGCAGACcgcagaagaagagaagagtCCGCTTCAGACAGCGCTGAACCAGAAGAGCCGCGAGTGCCAAGAGCTCGCTCAGAGCCGAGACGCCATCCAGAAGCGGGCCGACCAGCAGGTCCAGGAGCTGGAGGACGCTTTGGGCGACGTCCAGAAGCGGATGCTAGACTCCGAGTGTAAAGTCAAGCAGCTGCAGGCTCACGTTGTCGCCGTGAAGGGACACTTAGGGGGCCAGGCGACAGAAGAACTGCGCGCACAGCTGCAGGACATGAAGGCCAAATACGAAGGTGCTTCGGCTGAAGTTGGTCGGGTTCGCaaccgcctgaagcagagtgAGAAAGCCTTGGAGGAATACAAGAGCAGCGAGAGCCAGCTGGCCGCTGAGATGGAGCAGCTCAACCAGGAGCTGGCAGCGCAGGCAGCGGAGAGAGACGAGCTGACCAAAACCCTCTTAACGATGGAAAACCTCCTGAACAACACCGTCGCGGCCGAGAAGTTTGACAACATGAAGAACCTGCTGACCAACGCGGTGGACGAGAAGGAGCGGCAGCTCGCCGAGCTGAGAGAGGACTACGACCGCGTGTTGGAGGAAATGGCTGAGCTCCACCGGAAACTGGATGCCCCGTCGTCCGCAGAGGAGCATCAGAGGATCGTTTCCGCCCTGGAAGAACAGAACGCAACTCTGAAACAGAAGCTGATGGATGTGACGTCAAAAAGCCAAATCCTTATCAAAGAGGTGGAGGAGAGCAGAAAGGAGCGAGATCTGCTGAGAAAGCAGCTGAACCAGCTCAACAGCAGGATGGAGAATGAATTCATAGCCATAAAGGATCACGAGGCAGTTCGGAAAGACATGGCTCTAGAGGAGCTGAAGGACAAACTTGTGGAGGCCGGCGAACGATACGGAAAAGCAGAGGGTCAGCTGCAACAGGTTCAGGCCGAGAAGGCCGCGTTGCAGGAGACCATGCAGGGCGGCAGCAAGATGTATCAGAGGGAGCTGAACGCGCTGAAGGCTCATAACGGCGAACTGATAAAGAAACTCCAACTTGTGCAGAAGAGATGCGAAGACGGAGAGAAAGAACGGGAAGAGCTGACGGAGCAGAAGCAGGCTCTGAAACGGAGCGTGGAGGAGCAGTTTGTTTCCAGGGAACAGCTTGAGAAGGTGAAGATGGAGTTGAACTCCACCTTGGAAAGTGTTAAAGCCGACAAGTTGAAGTTGGAGGCCAAGCTAAAAGAAAGTACGGAAGAGCTGAAGAATGTGAAAGAAGGAAATGAAAAGTTGAAAGCGCAGTTGGAAAAAGTGACGTCGGAGATGAAGAGAGAGTGCATAAGTATGAAAGAGCACAGAGGTGTCACAGACAAACTGAACGCTGCCGTCATTGAGGCCAAAAACCGAGCAAACCAAGCTTCGGCGCAGCATGCTCTGGCTCAGGAGGAAGTGGCAAAGCTCAGTCAGGAGCTGGAGGCCCAGAAGACAGAACTAGATACCATACAGGAAGCTATTCAGTCCAAGTTTATCCCACTGACGGCAGCCGAGGAGAAGGAAACCACCTACAGCTCTTGGGTGAAGGAGCTGGAGCAGAAACTggcagaaacagaggaaaagtATCACAGAGAGAAATCTGTCTGGGAAAGCATGAAACAGGAGAAACTTAAACTTGAAACGGAATTCGTCCAGCAGAGACTGGACTCTGCTTTGGTTagcaccaaaaaacacaaacaagttgAGGAAGAGTTCAAGGCTAAACTCGAGGCGCTGGCGCAGAAGTCGGCCAGCTTGGAGGAGCAACTCCAGGAGGCGACGCTGCAGAAAACTGAACTGCAAGACCAGAACGCCCTCTGCAACACTCAGATCCAGAACCTGCAGGAGCAGCTGAAGTCCAAGCTGACGCGGATAGCGACCTATGACACGGAGCAGACGGCGCTCCACGACGCCGCGCAGCAAGCTCAGGTCGACTGCAAGAAGGCGAGAGAGGCTCAGCAGGAGGAAGCGCAAAGAGTCGCCGTCCTCCAGAAGGAACTTCAGGAGCAGCGCAGGGAACAAACGTCACTGCTGCAACGGCACGAGGCCGAGGTCGCCAAACTCCAAGTGGCACTCCGCGAAGAGGAGGAGAGCAACGCCCAGAGGGCTGAAGACGTGCGCACCCTGCAGTCGGAGCTGCTGCGAGCCACGCAGGCGCTGGAGGACGTCCGCCACAAGGATGAGCAGGTGAACGAGCTGAAGAAGgtgaagctgcagctggaggacgACGTTGTCGGCCTGGGCGACAAGCTGCTGAGTTTGACGCAGGAGTTTCAGAAGGCCCACCTGGAGGAGCGGCAAGCCAGAGAGGGCGAGAGCAGGGCCAGGGCCGAAATGGCGGCCGTCGAGATGGCGAGCCGGGGCGTCGAGAGGGAAATCGGGGAACTGAGGGAGCGGTACGATGATTCGCTCAGCACCATCTCCAATCTGCAGAAGAGGATTCAGGCATCGGCTCAACAAACTGAAGCCAAAGACAAGAAG ATCACAGAGTTACTGACGGACGTGGAGCGACTGAAGCAGGCGCTCAACGGTTTATCTCAGCTGACGTACACAAGCAACACACCAAACAAGAGACAGACACAGCAAGTGGACACCCTGCAGGCCCAGATCATGAGTCTACAGCAGCAGCTGGCT GATGCTGAGAGGAAGCACAGAGAGGTGGTTTCCATTTATCGGATTCATCTTCTCAGGGCAGCACAG GGTCACATGGATGAGGACGTCCAGGCCGTTTTACTACAGATCCTCCGCATGAGAGAGGAATTCGTCTGTTGa
- the uacab gene encoding uveal autoantigen with coiled-coil domains and ankyrin repeats protein isoform X1: protein MKSFINRRKKHEVTITNTDWNKYDDRLMKAVERGEVDKVATVLGKKGIIPTKLDVEGRSAFHLAATQGQLECLNLMLGHNVDVTAKDASGKSALHMASKYGNSLCVQKLLQHNCPVGNMDLQGRTALHDAVMAGCTSSVKLLCDNGASVNISDFDGRTPLILATQMCHPHLCQLLLERGADFNVRDKQNKTPLILGCEFGCKDAVEVLLKTGTDVKAVDNMGHDAFHYARLSNKPELTAMIKSHLEKANRENEAAKIEQWKRQLSVDRSDAVESNRKDQIIFDLERQNEALQEVLRKYHLEQKLMTDKVNMLQHQLMQGKKAVEDSQKEKEQLKALFSGKDKEEGGRSPETVRVQLRSALGEYPGQSTIKGKESILVKQAQSLDFDQMPQNRPASRQLQKSQTAGGWDHPEVESLRRELDTLQRKLQTAEEEKSPLQTALNQKSRECQELAQSRDAIQKRADQQVQELEDALGDVQKRMLDSECKVKQLQAHVVAVKGHLGGQATEELRAQLQDMKAKYEGASAEVGRVRNRLKQSEKALEEYKSSESQLAAEMEQLNQELAAQAAERDELTKTLLTMENLLNNTVAAEKFDNMKNLLTNAVDEKERQLAELREDYDRVLEEMAELHRKLDAPSSAEEHQRIVSALEEQNATLKQKLMDVTSKSQILIKEVEESRKERDLLRKQLNQLNSRMENEFIAIKDHEAVRKDMALEELKDKLVEAGERYGKAEGQLQQVQAEKAALQETMQGGSKMYQRELNALKAHNGELIKKLQLVQKRCEDGEKEREELTEQKQALKRSVEEQFVSREQLEKVKMELNSTLESVKADKLKLEAKLKESTEELKNVKEGNEKLKAQLEKVTSEMKRECISMKEHRGVTDKLNAAVIEAKNRANQASAQHALAQEEVAKLSQELEAQKTELDTIQEAIQSKFIPLTAAEEKETTYSSWVKELEQKLAETEEKYHREKSVWESMKQEKLKLETEFVQQRLDSALVSTKKHKQVEEEFKAKLEALAQKSASLEEQLQEATLQKTELQDQNALCNTQIQNLQEQLKSKLTRIATYDTEQTALHDAAQQAQVDCKKAREAQQEEAQRVAVLQKELQEQRREQTSLLQRHEAEVAKLQVALREEEESNAQRAEDVRTLQSELLRATQALEDVRHKDEQVNELKKVKLQLEDDVVGLGDKLLSLTQEFQKAHLEERQAREGESRARAEMAAVEMASRGVEREIGELRERYDDSLSTISNLQKRIQASAQQTEAKDKKITELLTDVERLKQALNGLSQLTYTSNTPNKRQTQQVDTLQAQIMSLQQQLADAERKHREVVSIYRIHLLRAAQGHMDEDVQAVLLQILRMREEFVC, encoded by the exons GAAAAAGCGCTCTTCATATGGCTTCAAAGTACGGAAATTCTCTGTGTGTGCAGAAACTCCTGCAG CACAACTGTCCAGTCGGAAACATGGACCTACAAGGACGCACTGCTCTACATGATGCCG tGATGGCGGGCTGCACCTCCAGCGTGAAGCTTCTTTGTGACAACGGGGCTTCTGTGAACATCTCTGatttt GATGGCAGGACTCCTCTAATTCTGGCCACACAGATGTGTCACCCCCACCTAtgtcagctgctgctggagcgaGGAGCCGATTTCAATGTCcgagacaaacaaaacaa GACACCTCTGATTTTGGGCTGCGAGTTCGGCTGCAAGGATGCCGTGGAGGTGTTATTGAAGACCGGCACTGACGTGAAAGCAGTCGACAACATGGGTCACGATGCATTTCACTACGCTCGCCTCAGCAACAAGCCAGAGCTCACTGCAATGATCAAAAGTCACCTTGAGAAGGCCAACAGAG aaaatgaagcTGCAAAGATCGAACAGTGGAAGCGGCAG CTTTCAGTGGACAGATCGGATGCGGTGGAATCTAACAGAAAGGATCAGATCATATTT GATCTGGAGAGGCAGAACGAGGCTCTTCAGGAAGTCCTCAGGAAGTACCACCTGGAGCAGAAACTTATGACAGATAAGGTCAACATGCTGCAACATCAACTCATGCAG gggaaaaaagcagTGGAAGATTCTCAAAAAGAG AAAGAGCAGTTGAAGGCGTTATTCAGTGGCAAAGACAAAGAGGAAGGAGGTCGCAGTCCGGAGACTGTCAGAGTTCAGCTCCGGAGTGCTTTG GGGGAGTATCCAGGCCAGTCTACTATCAAAG GAAAAGAAAGCATTTTAGTCAAGCAAGCTCAAAGTCTGGATTTCGACCAG atGCCACAGAACCGTCCTGCTTCCAGACAACTCCAGAAGAGCCAAACTGCAGGAGGCTGGGACCACCCTGAAGTGGAATCCCTTCGACGCGAACTCGACACGTTGCAGAGAAAACTGCAGACcgcagaagaagagaagagtCCGCTTCAGACAGCGCTGAACCAGAAGAGCCGCGAGTGCCAAGAGCTCGCTCAGAGCCGAGACGCCATCCAGAAGCGGGCCGACCAGCAGGTCCAGGAGCTGGAGGACGCTTTGGGCGACGTCCAGAAGCGGATGCTAGACTCCGAGTGTAAAGTCAAGCAGCTGCAGGCTCACGTTGTCGCCGTGAAGGGACACTTAGGGGGCCAGGCGACAGAAGAACTGCGCGCACAGCTGCAGGACATGAAGGCCAAATACGAAGGTGCTTCGGCTGAAGTTGGTCGGGTTCGCaaccgcctgaagcagagtgAGAAAGCCTTGGAGGAATACAAGAGCAGCGAGAGCCAGCTGGCCGCTGAGATGGAGCAGCTCAACCAGGAGCTGGCAGCGCAGGCAGCGGAGAGAGACGAGCTGACCAAAACCCTCTTAACGATGGAAAACCTCCTGAACAACACCGTCGCGGCCGAGAAGTTTGACAACATGAAGAACCTGCTGACCAACGCGGTGGACGAGAAGGAGCGGCAGCTCGCCGAGCTGAGAGAGGACTACGACCGCGTGTTGGAGGAAATGGCTGAGCTCCACCGGAAACTGGATGCCCCGTCGTCCGCAGAGGAGCATCAGAGGATCGTTTCCGCCCTGGAAGAACAGAACGCAACTCTGAAACAGAAGCTGATGGATGTGACGTCAAAAAGCCAAATCCTTATCAAAGAGGTGGAGGAGAGCAGAAAGGAGCGAGATCTGCTGAGAAAGCAGCTGAACCAGCTCAACAGCAGGATGGAGAATGAATTCATAGCCATAAAGGATCACGAGGCAGTTCGGAAAGACATGGCTCTAGAGGAGCTGAAGGACAAACTTGTGGAGGCCGGCGAACGATACGGAAAAGCAGAGGGTCAGCTGCAACAGGTTCAGGCCGAGAAGGCCGCGTTGCAGGAGACCATGCAGGGCGGCAGCAAGATGTATCAGAGGGAGCTGAACGCGCTGAAGGCTCATAACGGCGAACTGATAAAGAAACTCCAACTTGTGCAGAAGAGATGCGAAGACGGAGAGAAAGAACGGGAAGAGCTGACGGAGCAGAAGCAGGCTCTGAAACGGAGCGTGGAGGAGCAGTTTGTTTCCAGGGAACAGCTTGAGAAGGTGAAGATGGAGTTGAACTCCACCTTGGAAAGTGTTAAAGCCGACAAGTTGAAGTTGGAGGCCAAGCTAAAAGAAAGTACGGAAGAGCTGAAGAATGTGAAAGAAGGAAATGAAAAGTTGAAAGCGCAGTTGGAAAAAGTGACGTCGGAGATGAAGAGAGAGTGCATAAGTATGAAAGAGCACAGAGGTGTCACAGACAAACTGAACGCTGCCGTCATTGAGGCCAAAAACCGAGCAAACCAAGCTTCGGCGCAGCATGCTCTGGCTCAGGAGGAAGTGGCAAAGCTCAGTCAGGAGCTGGAGGCCCAGAAGACAGAACTAGATACCATACAGGAAGCTATTCAGTCCAAGTTTATCCCACTGACGGCAGCCGAGGAGAAGGAAACCACCTACAGCTCTTGGGTGAAGGAGCTGGAGCAGAAACTggcagaaacagaggaaaagtATCACAGAGAGAAATCTGTCTGGGAAAGCATGAAACAGGAGAAACTTAAACTTGAAACGGAATTCGTCCAGCAGAGACTGGACTCTGCTTTGGTTagcaccaaaaaacacaaacaagttgAGGAAGAGTTCAAGGCTAAACTCGAGGCGCTGGCGCAGAAGTCGGCCAGCTTGGAGGAGCAACTCCAGGAGGCGACGCTGCAGAAAACTGAACTGCAAGACCAGAACGCCCTCTGCAACACTCAGATCCAGAACCTGCAGGAGCAGCTGAAGTCCAAGCTGACGCGGATAGCGACCTATGACACGGAGCAGACGGCGCTCCACGACGCCGCGCAGCAAGCTCAGGTCGACTGCAAGAAGGCGAGAGAGGCTCAGCAGGAGGAAGCGCAAAGAGTCGCCGTCCTCCAGAAGGAACTTCAGGAGCAGCGCAGGGAACAAACGTCACTGCTGCAACGGCACGAGGCCGAGGTCGCCAAACTCCAAGTGGCACTCCGCGAAGAGGAGGAGAGCAACGCCCAGAGGGCTGAAGACGTGCGCACCCTGCAGTCGGAGCTGCTGCGAGCCACGCAGGCGCTGGAGGACGTCCGCCACAAGGATGAGCAGGTGAACGAGCTGAAGAAGgtgaagctgcagctggaggacgACGTTGTCGGCCTGGGCGACAAGCTGCTGAGTTTGACGCAGGAGTTTCAGAAGGCCCACCTGGAGGAGCGGCAAGCCAGAGAGGGCGAGAGCAGGGCCAGGGCCGAAATGGCGGCCGTCGAGATGGCGAGCCGGGGCGTCGAGAGGGAAATCGGGGAACTGAGGGAGCGGTACGATGATTCGCTCAGCACCATCTCCAATCTGCAGAAGAGGATTCAGGCATCGGCTCAACAAACTGAAGCCAAAGACAAGAAG ATCACAGAGTTACTGACGGACGTGGAGCGACTGAAGCAGGCGCTCAACGGTTTATCTCAGCTGACGTACACAAGCAACACACCAAACAAGAGACAGACACAGCAAGTGGACACCCTGCAGGCCCAGATCATGAGTCTACAGCAGCAGCTGGCT GATGCTGAGAGGAAGCACAGAGAGGTGGTTTCCATTTATCGGATTCATCTTCTCAGGGCAGCACAG GGTCACATGGATGAGGACGTCCAGGCCGTTTTACTACAGATCCTCCGCATGAGAGAGGAATTCGTCTGTTGa